The Pyrus communis chromosome 9, drPyrComm1.1, whole genome shotgun sequence genome has a segment encoding these proteins:
- the LOC137745819 gene encoding syntaxin-51-like, protein MASPDSWMREFNDASKLADEINGMISGRSSLPVSPSGPETQRHMSATRRKVTILRTKLETLHSLLSKLPTKQKESITGKEMNRRKDMLASLSSKADQMATTLNMSSLANRNNLLGPDKKMDDIMSRTTGLDNHGLVGFQRQIIKEQDEGLDKLEETVISTKHIALAVNEELDLHTRLLDNLDQQVESTNSNLQRVQKKLAVLNKRNKGGCSCLILLVIGVVILIIVTWALIKYL, encoded by the exons ATGGCATCGCCTGACTCGTGGATGCGAGAATTCAATGATGCTTCAAAGCTTGCTGATGAAATCAATGGCATGATTTCCGGAAGGAGTTCGTTGCCAGTGTCACCCTCTGGACCAGAAACACAACGTCATATGTCTGCAACTCGAAGAAAGGTTACGATACTAAGGACAAAGCTTGAGACTTTGCACTCACTCCTGTCTAAGCTTCCCACCAAGCAGAAGGAGTCAAT AACAGGAAAAGAAATGAATCGTCGCAAAGATATGCTCGCAAGTTTGAGTTCTAAAGCTGATCAAATGGCTACTACTCTCAACATGTCTAGTCTTGCTAACAGAAATAACTTGCTCGGCCCTGATAAGAAGATGGATGACATAATGAGCAGAACAACTGGTTTAGACAACCATGGTCTTGTTGGCTTTCAACGACAAATCATTAAAG AACAAGATGAAGGCCTTGACAAATTGGAGGAGACGGTTATTAGTACCAAACACATTGCGTTGGCAGTCAACGAGGAACTTGATCTGCACACGAGGCTTCTG GATAATCTGGACCAGCAGGTGGAATCAACAAATTCGAACCTACAG CGGGTGCAAAAGAAATTGGCAGTACTGAACAAACGCAACAAAGGTGGTTGTTCTTGCTTGATCCTACTGGTCATTGGAGTTGTGATTTTGATAATTGTCACCTGGGCATTGATTAAGTACTTGTAG